One Streptomyces sp. B21-105 genomic region harbors:
- a CDS encoding cytidine deaminase, which translates to MTTQIHPVDHGLIRAAAEVARTRCRGDNHTVAAAARDQDGRIITAVNAYHFTGGPCAELVLIGTAAGQGAYELDTIVAVGDRERGVIPPCGRCRQVLLDYFPALKVIVGHDDHVRSVPITDLLPETYVWADHQLDAE; encoded by the coding sequence ATGACCACGCAGATCCATCCCGTCGACCACGGGCTCATCCGGGCCGCAGCGGAGGTCGCCCGCACTCGCTGTCGGGGCGACAACCACACCGTGGCAGCCGCAGCCCGCGATCAGGACGGCCGGATCATCACCGCGGTGAACGCGTACCACTTCACCGGAGGCCCCTGCGCCGAGCTGGTCCTCATCGGCACGGCGGCCGGCCAGGGCGCCTACGAACTGGACACGATCGTCGCCGTGGGCGACCGCGAGCGCGGAGTCATCCCGCCGTGCGGCCGGTGCCGGCAGGTCCTCCTCGACTACTTCCCCGCCCTCAAGGTCATCGTCGGTCATGACGATCACGTCCGATCCGTCCCCATCACCGACCTGCTGCCCGAAACCTACGTCTGGGCCGACCACCAGCTCGACGCCGAGTGA
- a CDS encoding MarR family winged helix-turn-helix transcriptional regulator yields the protein MPLRPEDSPGLLLWHTTLRWQRDITAALAPLELTHVQFVLLACTWWLNSQGEHPNQLAVARQAGTDVKMTSQVLRILEHKGLIERETDPADTRAKRLRVTDIGAELAPRAIAVVELADARFFEPVPVDDAVALLRRLARPQP from the coding sequence ATGCCTCTCCGCCCCGAGGACAGCCCGGGACTGCTGCTCTGGCACACCACACTGCGCTGGCAGCGCGACATCACCGCAGCCCTGGCCCCCCTCGAGCTCACCCACGTCCAGTTCGTCCTGCTCGCCTGCACCTGGTGGCTCAACTCCCAGGGCGAGCACCCCAACCAGCTGGCGGTGGCCCGGCAAGCGGGCACCGACGTCAAGATGACCTCCCAGGTCCTGCGCATCCTGGAGCACAAGGGGCTCATCGAGCGCGAAACCGACCCGGCCGACACCCGAGCCAAGCGACTGCGCGTCACCGACATCGGCGCCGAACTGGCCCCACGCGCGATCGCCGTCGTCGAGCTCGCCGACGCCCGGTTCTTCGAGCCGGTGCCCGTTGACGACGCGGTGGCCCTGCTCCGCCGCCTGGCCCGTCCTCAACCCTGA
- a CDS encoding polyketide cyclase encodes MWEYEHCIETVATPEAIWRLWADVDNWSAWNAEIEKIEISGPFAAGTEITMTPPGDDPIVLRIAEARPHELFVDEARFDDLLLRTVHRIDRIDPDRVRVVYRMEISGPGADEAGPHIGPGITADWPDTMASLVELALR; translated from the coding sequence ATGTGGGAGTACGAGCACTGCATCGAGACCGTCGCCACCCCCGAGGCGATCTGGCGGCTCTGGGCCGACGTCGACAACTGGAGCGCCTGGAACGCGGAGATCGAGAAGATCGAGATCAGCGGCCCGTTCGCGGCGGGCACCGAGATCACCATGACACCGCCCGGGGACGACCCGATCGTGCTGCGCATCGCCGAAGCCCGGCCCCACGAACTGTTCGTCGACGAAGCGCGCTTCGATGACCTGCTGTTGCGCACGGTCCACCGGATCGACCGGATCGACCCCGACCGGGTCCGAGTGGTGTACCGAATGGAGATCAGCGGCCCCGGGGCCGACGAGGCCGGCCCCCACATCGGGCCGGGGATCACCGCCGACTGGCCCGACACCATGGCCTCGCTGGTCGAACTGGCGCTGCGCTGA
- a CDS encoding pyridoxamine 5'-phosphate oxidase family protein — MLLSDHAAGETTADTTDSNTGTTTNDGPAPRALTDQKLSHLLTQQQFGVLASVRSTGHPHLSTVLYDWDAEERVLRVSSTADRLKVRQLRRDPHASLHVSGPDVWSFAVAEGEAQIVDPADEAAPGEQPLPDRRVTVAIRVSRLYGTALDIPAQT; from the coding sequence ATGCTGTTGAGCGACCACGCCGCCGGCGAGACCACCGCCGACACCACCGACTCGAACACCGGCACCACCACGAACGACGGCCCGGCCCCCCGTGCGCTCACCGACCAGAAGCTCTCCCACCTGCTGACGCAGCAGCAGTTCGGGGTACTCGCGAGCGTCAGGAGCACCGGCCACCCGCACCTGTCGACCGTCCTCTACGACTGGGACGCCGAGGAGCGCGTGCTGCGCGTCTCCTCGACCGCCGACCGGCTCAAGGTCCGCCAACTGCGCCGCGACCCCCACGCCTCCCTGCACGTGAGCGGCCCGGACGTGTGGTCGTTCGCCGTGGCGGAGGGCGAGGCCCAGATAGTCGACCCCGCCGACGAAGCGGCCCCCGGCGAGCAGCCGCTCCCCGACCGGCGCGTGACCGTCGCGATCCGGGTGTCCCGCCTGTACGGGACCGCCCTCGACATACCGGCCCAGACGTGA
- a CDS encoding MarR family winged helix-turn-helix transcriptional regulator — translation MTAMAPARTEPDLSFLLDHTSHVLRSKMSAALAEIGLTARMHCVLVHALEEERTQAQLAEIGDMDKTTMVVTVDALEEAGLAERRPSRTDRRARIIAVTDDGARVARQSQKVVDRVHREALATLPGEDREGLLRALQHLVGDGLAIPVEAPRTARRARQAR, via the coding sequence ATGACCGCCATGGCACCCGCGCGCACCGAACCGGACCTGTCGTTCCTCCTCGACCACACCAGTCACGTCCTGCGCAGCAAGATGTCCGCCGCCCTCGCCGAGATCGGCCTGACCGCCCGGATGCACTGCGTGCTCGTCCACGCCCTGGAGGAGGAGCGCACCCAGGCCCAGCTCGCCGAGATCGGCGACATGGACAAGACGACAATGGTGGTGACGGTGGACGCCCTGGAGGAGGCGGGCCTGGCCGAGCGCCGACCCTCCCGCACGGACCGGCGGGCCCGGATCATCGCCGTGACCGACGACGGCGCCCGCGTCGCCCGGCAGAGCCAGAAGGTCGTCGATCGTGTGCACCGCGAGGCCTTGGCCACGCTGCCCGGCGAGGACAGGGAAGGCCTCCTGCGTGCCCTGCAGCACCTGGTAGGCGACGGGCTGGCGATCCCCGTCGAGGCTCCGCGCACCGCCCGCCGGGCGCGCCAGGCCAGGTGA
- a CDS encoding spermidine synthase — protein MGLRFEEIDWQPTPIGEISLRRRRHPVSGDDVYEVKLGDEFLMSSLFTTGEIALTELGLAELPDTEGAELDVAVGGLGLGYTAQAVLDDPRVRSLTVVEALGEVIDWHRRHLVPLGARLTSDARCRLTHGDFFALAADPRGLDPEAPGRRFDAILLDVDHSPRHVLHPRHAALYRPAGLRALAAHLRPGGVFALWSNDPPDEQFMSALSEVFPHAAAQVVDFDNAAQDGTSTNTVYVARTAPGAPPSSKVSSG, from the coding sequence ATGGGCCTGCGCTTCGAGGAGATCGACTGGCAACCGACGCCCATCGGCGAGATCAGCCTGCGGCGGCGCCGCCACCCGGTCTCGGGCGACGACGTCTACGAGGTGAAGCTCGGCGACGAGTTCCTGATGTCCAGCCTCTTCACCACCGGCGAGATCGCGCTCACGGAACTCGGACTGGCCGAGCTGCCTGACACCGAAGGGGCGGAACTGGACGTCGCCGTCGGCGGACTCGGGCTCGGCTACACCGCCCAGGCGGTTTTGGACGACCCCCGCGTGCGTTCGCTGACCGTCGTCGAAGCGCTTGGCGAGGTCATCGACTGGCACCGGCGGCACCTGGTGCCCCTCGGCGCCCGGCTGACCTCGGACGCCCGCTGTCGCCTGACGCACGGCGACTTCTTCGCGCTGGCCGCCGACCCCCGCGGCCTGGATCCCGAGGCCCCGGGCCGTCGCTTCGACGCCATCCTGCTGGACGTCGACCACTCACCGCGCCATGTACTCCATCCGCGTCACGCGGCCCTCTACCGACCCGCCGGGCTCCGCGCCCTCGCCGCCCACCTCCGACCCGGCGGGGTGTTCGCCCTGTGGTCGAACGACCCGCCCGACGAGCAGTTCATGTCCGCGCTCTCGGAGGTCTTCCCCCACGCGGCTGCGCAGGTCGTCGACTTCGACAACGCCGCGCAGGACGGCACGTCGACCAACACCGTCTACGTGGCCCGCACCGCGCCCGGCGCACCGCCCTCCAGCAAGGTCTCTTCCGGATAA
- a CDS encoding ribonuclease J codes for MSHPHPELKAAPPLPEGGLRVTALGGLGEIGRNMTVFEHAGKLLIVDCGVLFPEENQPGVDVILPDFTSIRDRLDDIVGIVLTHGHEDHIGGVPYLLRERRDIPVVGSKLTLAFLEAKLKEHGIRPRTVRVREGDRRGFGPFDCEFVAVNHSIPDSLAVAIRTGAGMVLHTGDFKMDQFPLDDRITDLRAFARLGEEGVDLFLTDSTNAEVPGFTTSERELNPAIEQVMRTAPRRVIVSSFASHVHRIQQVLDAAHQHGRKVAFVGRSMVRNMGIARDLGYLKVPSNLIVNTKELEKLPDHKITLVCTGSQGEPMAALSRMANRDHQIRIGKGDTVLLASSLIPGNENAIYRVINGLTRWGANVVHKGNAKVHVSGHASAGELVYCYNIVRPRNVMPVHGEFRHLRANADLAIRTGVDPDRVVIAEDGVVVDLVDGRAAITGKVPAGNVYVDGMEVGGATEASLKDRVTLAQEGVITVVAIVDADTGALAEAPDFLARGFVHDDATFEPVIPVIEKTLATAAQEGVGDAHQLEQLIARAVANWAFRTHRRRPLIIPVIIDA; via the coding sequence ATGAGCCATCCGCACCCAGAACTCAAAGCCGCCCCGCCGTTGCCCGAAGGCGGGCTGAGGGTCACCGCCTTGGGCGGCTTGGGCGAAATCGGTCGCAACATGACCGTCTTCGAGCATGCCGGCAAGCTGTTGATCGTGGACTGCGGTGTGCTGTTCCCCGAGGAGAACCAGCCCGGGGTGGACGTGATCCTGCCCGACTTCACCTCGATCCGGGACCGCCTGGACGACATCGTGGGCATCGTGCTCACCCACGGCCATGAGGACCACATCGGCGGCGTGCCCTATCTGCTGCGGGAGCGGAGGGACATCCCGGTCGTCGGCTCGAAGCTCACCCTCGCGTTCCTGGAGGCCAAGCTCAAGGAGCACGGCATCCGCCCGCGCACGGTGCGCGTGCGCGAGGGGGACCGGCGCGGCTTCGGCCCGTTCGACTGCGAGTTCGTCGCGGTCAACCACTCGATCCCGGACAGTCTCGCCGTCGCGATCCGCACCGGCGCCGGGATGGTGCTGCACACCGGCGACTTCAAGATGGACCAGTTCCCGCTGGACGACCGGATCACGGACCTGCGTGCCTTCGCCCGCCTGGGCGAGGAGGGCGTGGACCTGTTCCTCACCGATTCCACCAACGCCGAGGTCCCCGGCTTCACCACCTCCGAACGCGAACTGAACCCCGCGATCGAGCAGGTCATGCGCACCGCGCCCCGCCGGGTCATCGTCTCCAGCTTCGCCAGCCACGTGCACCGCATCCAGCAGGTCCTGGACGCCGCCCACCAGCACGGCCGCAAGGTGGCCTTCGTGGGCCGCTCCATGGTCCGCAACATGGGCATCGCCCGCGACCTCGGCTACCTCAAGGTCCCGTCCAACCTGATCGTGAACACCAAGGAGCTGGAGAAGCTCCCTGACCACAAGATCACCCTGGTGTGCACCGGATCCCAGGGCGAACCGATGGCCGCCCTGTCCCGGATGGCCAACCGCGACCACCAGATCCGCATCGGCAAGGGCGACACCGTCCTGCTCGCCAGCTCCCTCATCCCCGGCAACGAGAACGCCATCTACCGGGTGATCAACGGCCTGACCCGATGGGGCGCCAACGTCGTCCACAAGGGCAACGCCAAGGTGCACGTCTCCGGTCACGCCAGCGCCGGGGAGCTCGTCTACTGCTACAACATCGTCCGTCCCCGCAACGTCATGCCCGTCCACGGCGAGTTCCGCCACCTGCGGGCCAACGCCGACCTCGCCATCCGCACCGGCGTCGACCCGGACCGCGTCGTCATCGCCGAGGACGGCGTCGTCGTCGACCTTGTCGACGGCCGTGCCGCCATCACCGGCAAGGTGCCCGCCGGCAACGTCTACGTGGACGGCATGGAAGTCGGCGGCGCGACCGAGGCGTCCCTCAAGGACCGGGTCACCCTCGCCCAGGAGGGCGTCATCACGGTCGTCGCCATCGTCGACGCCGACACCGGCGCCCTCGCCGAGGCGCCCGACTTCCTGGCGCGCGGCTTCGTCCACGACGACGCGACCTTCGAGCCGGTCATTCCGGTCATCGAGAAGACGCTGGCCACCGCCGCGCAGGAGGGCGTCGGCGACGCCCACCAGCTCGAACAGCTGATCGCCCGCGCCGTGGCCAACTGGGCGTTCCGTACGCACCGCCGCAGGCCGCTGATCATCCCCGTCATCATCGACGCCTGA
- a CDS encoding NfeD family protein yields MDPWLIWLIIAAVLAVVEIFTLTAALGMLSAAALVTAGSAAVGLPLPLQFVVFTVVAAATVLFLRPVALRHVLQPQTARFGVDALIGKAAFVVSDVTGRGGRVRIDGDEWTARAYDETLVIPAGRTVDVIEINGATAIVYPRD; encoded by the coding sequence ATGGATCCATGGCTGATCTGGTTGATCATCGCAGCGGTGCTGGCAGTGGTGGAGATCTTCACACTGACCGCAGCGCTCGGGATGCTGAGTGCGGCCGCGCTGGTCACGGCCGGTTCCGCGGCGGTCGGGCTGCCGCTGCCCCTCCAGTTCGTGGTGTTCACCGTCGTGGCCGCGGCCACGGTGCTGTTCCTGCGCCCCGTCGCGCTGCGCCACGTGCTTCAGCCGCAGACGGCACGGTTCGGCGTGGACGCCCTGATCGGCAAGGCTGCCTTCGTCGTCTCGGACGTGACGGGCCGGGGCGGCAGGGTCCGTATCGACGGCGATGAATGGACGGCCCGCGCCTACGACGAAACGCTGGTGATCCCTGCCGGAAGAACCGTCGACGTCATAGAGATCAACGGAGCCACCGCGATCGTCTACCCCCGGGACTGA
- a CDS encoding SPFH domain-containing protein — METSAFLIAGLLVALFAVFTVVRAVRIVPQARARNVERLGRYLRTLNPGLNFVIPYIDRVHEVIDLREQVVSFKPQPVITEDNLVVEIDTVLYFQVTDPRAAFYEIANFLQAVEQLTVTTLRNVVGSMDLEKTLTSRDTINSQLRGVLDEATGKWGLRVNRVEIKAIDPPQSIKDAMQKQMRAERDKRAAILGAEGQRQSQILTAEGDKQAAVLRAEGNRTAAILQAEGQSRAIDEVFQAVHRNDPDPKLLAYQYLQTLPQLAQGSGNNFWVIPSEITSALQGVSRAFSEVLPPSPATRAKPEDDMAAQAADDAAQAAEAAAAALADAARAERATPPPDTLPAQPPH; from the coding sequence ATGGAAACCTCGGCGTTCTTGATTGCCGGCCTGCTCGTCGCGCTGTTCGCGGTCTTCACCGTGGTGCGGGCGGTGCGCATCGTGCCCCAGGCGCGCGCCCGCAACGTCGAACGGCTCGGCCGCTACCTCCGGACCCTGAATCCCGGCCTCAACTTCGTCATCCCCTACATCGACCGTGTGCACGAGGTGATCGACCTGCGGGAACAGGTCGTCTCCTTCAAACCGCAGCCCGTCATCACCGAGGACAACCTGGTCGTCGAGATCGACACCGTCCTCTACTTCCAGGTCACGGATCCGCGCGCGGCCTTCTACGAGATCGCGAACTTCCTCCAGGCGGTCGAGCAGCTCACCGTCACCACGCTGCGCAATGTCGTGGGATCCATGGACCTGGAGAAGACGCTCACCTCACGGGACACCATCAACAGCCAGCTCCGAGGGGTACTGGACGAGGCCACCGGGAAATGGGGACTGCGAGTCAACCGGGTGGAGATCAAGGCCATCGACCCCCCGCAGAGCATCAAGGACGCGATGCAGAAGCAGATGCGGGCCGAGCGGGACAAGCGGGCCGCGATCCTCGGCGCCGAAGGACAGCGTCAGTCGCAGATCCTCACCGCCGAAGGCGACAAGCAGGCCGCCGTCCTGCGGGCGGAGGGCAACCGCACCGCTGCGATCCTCCAGGCGGAGGGCCAGTCCCGGGCCATCGACGAGGTGTTCCAGGCCGTGCATCGCAACGACCCCGACCCCAAGCTGCTCGCCTACCAGTACCTCCAGACGCTGCCCCAGCTCGCGCAGGGGTCGGGCAACAACTTCTGGGTGATCCCCAGCGAGATCACCTCCGCACTCCAGGGTGTGTCCCGCGCCTTCAGCGAGGTGCTGCCCCCGTCTCCGGCCACCCGCGCGAAGCCCGAGGACGATATGGCCGCTCAGGCCGCCGACGACGCGGCGCAGGCCGCGGAAGCCGCTGCCGCCGCTCTCGCCGACGCGGCGAGAGCCGAACGCGCAACCCCGCCCCCGGACACCCTCCCCGCCCAGCCCCCGCACTGA
- a CDS encoding ABC transporter permease: MSPRTRRLPHERGRAWRSAADLAMGARFAVTGGREGWIRMTLTAVGVGLGVALLLLCTALPNVFAARDRVEDARFDYRYSAKVPPKADDTLLFAVTDTTWHDDDIRGRLVEPEGERAPLPPGVDGFPGKGEMVVSPALKDLLASDGAELLRERLPYRITGTIGESGLIGSHELAYYAGASGLALTDVSPVRRLTRYGNPDTTTEETDPVLLLMILVVFVVLLTPVAVFIAAAVRFGGERRDRRLAALRLVGADSHMTRRIAAGEALAGALFGLVIGTGFFLLGRQTLGSAEVLGVSVWPGYLDPSPVLAALVAVAVPVAAVLVTLLTMRGVVVEPLGVVRTAKQRRRRLWWRLLPPPAGLAMLYPMIGQGREKGDFNQYLVIGGVLLLLIGITALLPWVVEAVVVRLGMGALSWQLAVRRLQLSSGTAARMVNGIAVAVAGAIALQMLFTGTQSRYVKATGMDPGRVQMQVDFSDRKPLSGVEREFTGTKGVRAAVALAIAQYGDTRRDPENSDGLTVGDCTALRELATLPSCKDGDVFITRTRSGYASADNAEEIAVVKPGRQLYVDPSYGDATEPGIEAPWTVPASTRVVDARKDSLQNANALLVTPAALPAKAAPALFSDGVYLRLDPSVPDAREYVRNAVARIDPLARTFSWSATQEDVKYASIRTGLFVGSAFVLALIGASLLVSQLEQLRERRKLLSALVAFGTRRRTLSLSVLWQTALPVGLGLVLATTVGIALGSVLLKMTRAPVAVDWASVLTLTGVGAAVVGAVTMLSLPPLLRMMRTEGLRTE; encoded by the coding sequence ATGAGTCCTCGAACGAGACGCCTCCCGCACGAGCGAGGCCGGGCGTGGCGGAGCGCCGCAGACCTGGCCATGGGGGCCCGCTTCGCCGTCACCGGCGGACGCGAGGGCTGGATCAGGATGACGCTCACCGCCGTCGGCGTCGGCCTCGGCGTGGCACTGCTCCTGCTGTGCACCGCCCTGCCCAACGTGTTCGCCGCCCGCGACAGGGTGGAGGACGCCCGCTTCGACTACAGGTACTCCGCCAAGGTCCCACCGAAGGCCGACGACACCTTACTGTTCGCCGTCACCGACACCACCTGGCACGACGACGACATCCGCGGTCGGCTCGTCGAGCCCGAGGGCGAACGGGCGCCGCTGCCCCCCGGGGTCGACGGCTTCCCCGGCAAGGGCGAGATGGTGGTCTCCCCCGCGCTGAAGGACCTGCTCGCCTCGGACGGCGCCGAGCTGCTGCGGGAGCGGCTGCCCTACAGGATCACAGGCACGATCGGGGAGAGCGGACTCATCGGCTCCCACGAACTGGCCTACTACGCGGGCGCCTCGGGGCTGGCGCTCACGGACGTCTCCCCGGTGCGCCGGCTGACCCGGTACGGCAATCCGGACACGACGACCGAGGAGACCGACCCGGTCCTGCTGCTCATGATCCTCGTCGTGTTCGTGGTGCTGCTGACCCCGGTCGCCGTGTTCATCGCCGCCGCCGTCCGCTTCGGCGGCGAGCGCCGCGACCGCCGGCTGGCGGCGCTGCGCCTGGTCGGCGCGGACAGCCACATGACCCGGCGGATCGCGGCGGGCGAGGCACTCGCCGGAGCCTTGTTCGGCCTGGTCATCGGCACCGGCTTCTTCCTCCTCGGCCGTCAGACGCTGGGCTCCGCCGAGGTGCTGGGGGTGAGCGTCTGGCCCGGTTACCTCGATCCCTCCCCCGTGCTCGCCGCGCTGGTCGCGGTGGCGGTCCCGGTCGCCGCCGTACTCGTCACGCTGCTCACGATGCGCGGCGTGGTGGTGGAACCGCTCGGCGTCGTGCGCACGGCCAAGCAGCGCCGCCGCCGGCTGTGGTGGCGGCTGCTGCCTCCGCCGGCCGGCCTCGCGATGCTCTACCCGATGATCGGCCAGGGCCGCGAGAAGGGTGACTTCAACCAGTACCTCGTCATCGGCGGTGTGCTGCTGCTGCTGATCGGCATCACCGCGCTGCTGCCCTGGGTCGTGGAGGCGGTCGTCGTCCGCCTCGGAATGGGCGCGCTGTCCTGGCAGCTCGCGGTACGACGGCTACAGCTGAGCAGCGGAACCGCCGCACGCATGGTCAACGGCATCGCCGTCGCCGTGGCCGGGGCCATCGCCCTGCAGATGCTGTTCACGGGAACGCAAAGCCGGTACGTCAAGGCCACCGGCATGGACCCCGGCCGGGTCCAGATGCAGGTCGACTTCAGCGACCGCAAGCCGCTGTCGGGTGTCGAACGCGAATTCACCGGCACCAAGGGGGTACGGGCCGCGGTGGCCCTGGCCATCGCACAGTACGGGGACACGCGTCGCGACCCGGAGAACAGCGACGGCCTGACCGTGGGTGACTGCACCGCGCTGCGTGAACTCGCCACGCTGCCCTCCTGCAAGGACGGCGACGTGTTCATCACCCGGACGAGGAGCGGCTACGCCTCCGCCGACAACGCCGAAGAGATCGCCGTGGTGAAGCCCGGCCGTCAGCTCTACGTCGACCCGTCGTACGGTGACGCCACCGAACCGGGCATCGAGGCGCCCTGGACGGTTCCGGCGAGCACGCGGGTGGTGGACGCGCGCAAGGACTCACTGCAGAACGCCAACGCCCTGCTGGTCACCCCCGCCGCCCTGCCCGCCAAGGCCGCGCCCGCGTTGTTCTCGGACGGGGTCTACCTGCGTCTGGACCCGTCGGTGCCGGACGCACGGGAGTACGTGCGCAATGCCGTCGCCCGGATCGACCCGCTGGCCCGCACCTTCAGCTGGTCGGCGACCCAGGAGGACGTCAAGTACGCCTCGATCCGCACCGGCCTGTTCGTCGGCTCCGCCTTCGTACTGGCGCTGATCGGCGCGAGTCTGCTCGTCTCCCAGCTGGAGCAGCTGCGCGAGCGCAGGAAGTTGCTCTCCGCGCTGGTCGCCTTCGGCACCCGGCGCCGCACGCTGAGCCTGTCGGTGCTGTGGCAGACGGCCCTTCCGGTCGGACTCGGTCTCGTACTGGCCACCACGGTGGGTATCGCCCTCGGCTCGGTGCTGCTGAAGATGACCCGTGCACCGGTGGCCGTGGACTGGGCGAGCGTCCTGACCCTGACCGGTGTGGGAGCGGCCGTGGTCGGCGCGGTCACGATGCTCAGCCTGCCGCCGCTGCTGCGGATGATGCGCACGGAAGGCCTGCGCACGGAGTAG
- a CDS encoding ABC transporter ATP-binding protein, which translates to MTPSPPGSLLTAHDLRKTYGPTHALDGAEFSIRPGEVVAVMGPSGSGKSTLLHCLAGIVPPDSGSILYDGRELAKMSDGRRSALRRSEFGFVFQFGQLVPELTCVENVALPLRLNGSSRKDAERTALGWMERLEVDDLGAKRPGEVSGGQGQRVAVARSLVTRPRLLFADEPTGALDSSNGERVMRLLTEAARSTGAAVVLVTHEAPVAAYADREIVVRDGKCRDMERAV; encoded by the coding sequence ATGACGCCTTCTCCCCCCGGTTCCCTGCTCACCGCGCACGACCTGCGCAAAACCTACGGCCCGACCCACGCGTTGGACGGCGCCGAGTTCTCCATACGTCCCGGCGAGGTCGTCGCCGTCATGGGCCCCTCCGGCTCCGGCAAGTCCACGCTGTTGCACTGCCTCGCCGGGATCGTGCCGCCCGACTCCGGATCGATTCTCTACGACGGCCGTGAACTGGCGAAGATGAGCGATGGCCGGCGCAGCGCACTGCGCCGCTCCGAGTTCGGGTTCGTGTTCCAGTTCGGTCAGCTGGTGCCCGAGCTGACCTGTGTGGAGAACGTCGCCCTGCCGCTGCGGCTGAACGGCTCCTCCCGCAAGGACGCCGAGCGGACCGCGCTCGGCTGGATGGAACGCCTGGAGGTCGACGACCTCGGGGCCAAGCGTCCCGGCGAGGTCTCCGGCGGCCAGGGCCAGCGCGTCGCCGTGGCCCGCTCGCTGGTCACCCGACCACGCCTGCTGTTCGCCGACGAACCGACCGGCGCGCTCGACTCCTCCAACGGCGAACGCGTGATGCGACTGCTGACGGAAGCTGCCCGCTCGACCGGCGCGGCCGTCGTCCTCGTCACCCACGAGGCCCCCGTGGCCGCCTACGCCGACCGTGAGATCGTCGTCCGGGACGGCAAGTGCCGCGACATGGAGCGCGCCGTATGA
- a CDS encoding winged helix-turn-helix transcriptional regulator, whose translation MARTPRSGPYICGIDAALDVVSGKWKGLILWELDAHRVRRFSELRRALVGVSEKMLTQHLREMESDGLVRRQVYAEVPPRVEYSLTEHGHTLNKALEPLGAWGGERLRREDCEVIDAVGTSGG comes from the coding sequence ATGGCCAGGACACCGAGAAGCGGGCCCTACATCTGCGGTATCGACGCTGCGCTCGACGTGGTCAGCGGCAAGTGGAAGGGACTGATCCTCTGGGAGCTCGACGCCCATCGCGTCCGGCGCTTCTCCGAACTCCGTCGCGCCCTGGTGGGAGTGAGCGAGAAGATGCTGACGCAGCACCTGCGCGAGATGGAGAGCGACGGACTCGTGCGTAGGCAGGTCTACGCCGAGGTGCCACCGCGCGTGGAGTACTCCCTGACCGAGCACGGCCACACGCTCAACAAGGCACTCGAACCGCTGGGCGCCTGGGGCGGTGAGCGGTTACGCCGGGAAGACTGCGAAGTGATCGACGCAGTCGGGACGTCGGGCGGCTGA
- a CDS encoding NAD(P)-dependent oxidoreductase: MNEQQQHPTRQNSAVTVIGLGPMGQAMTRALLAAGHPVTVWNRTAGRADGVVADGARLATTPGEAVEASDLVILSLTDYQAMYDILDDATDSLAGRTLVNLSSDTPDRTRKAAIWAAGHDAVFLTGGVMVPAPMVGTVASSIFYSGSGEVMERHGTTLAPLGTARYLGEDPGLAQMMYQAQLAVFLTTLSALMHATAMLGTAGMKATEALPELLSFTDTIGAIVRAGEAAPGAALDAGEHPGDLSTVTMMGATSDHIVETSTALGLDLALPLAVQAHYRRAIDDGHGGDNWTRIIDAVRKPHRPSRD; the protein is encoded by the coding sequence GTGAACGAACAACAGCAGCACCCCACCAGGCAGAACAGCGCTGTCACCGTGATCGGGCTGGGCCCGATGGGCCAGGCCATGACCCGCGCCCTCCTCGCCGCCGGCCACCCCGTCACCGTCTGGAACCGCACCGCCGGCCGCGCCGACGGCGTCGTCGCCGACGGAGCGAGGCTCGCCACCACACCGGGCGAGGCGGTCGAGGCGAGTGACCTCGTGATCCTCAGTCTCACCGACTACCAGGCGATGTACGACATCCTCGACGACGCCACCGACTCACTCGCCGGCCGGACGCTGGTCAACCTCAGCTCGGACACACCGGACCGCACGCGCAAGGCGGCGATCTGGGCCGCGGGTCATGACGCCGTTTTCCTCACCGGAGGTGTCATGGTGCCCGCGCCGATGGTCGGCACCGTCGCGTCCTCCATTTTTTACAGCGGGTCCGGCGAGGTGATGGAGCGTCACGGGACGACGTTGGCCCCGCTCGGCACGGCGAGGTACCTGGGGGAGGACCCGGGTCTGGCCCAGATGATGTACCAAGCGCAGCTCGCGGTGTTCCTCACGACGTTGTCCGCGCTGATGCATGCCACCGCCATGCTGGGTACCGCAGGGATGAAGGCCACGGAAGCACTGCCGGAGCTGTTGTCCTTCACCGACACGATCGGCGCGATCGTGAGAGCCGGCGAAGCAGCCCCCGGCGCCGCGCTGGACGCCGGAGAGCATCCCGGTGACCTCAGCACGGTGACCATGATGGGCGCGACGTCGGACCACATCGTCGAGACCAGTACGGCGCTCGGCCTCGACCTCGCGCTCCCCCTGGCGGTACAGGCTCACTACCGGCGCGCGATCGACGACGGTCACGGCGGCGACAACTGGACCCGCATCATCGACGCCGTCCGCAAGCCGCACCGCCCGTCGCGGGACTGA